The following nucleotide sequence is from Acinonyx jubatus isolate Ajub_Pintada_27869175 chromosome E3, VMU_Ajub_asm_v1.0, whole genome shotgun sequence.
cGGGCGGGCGCGGGGGCGACCCGGGGCTGTGCCTGGCGCCAGGAGCCCCTCAGGAGGCGGGAACCTCGTACCCCCGCGCCCACCCGGTGTGCGCCGCTGGCCTCAGCGGGAAGTTGGCGCCCCCAGATCTTGACCCGGTTTTCGTGAGGCCTGAACGTCGTGAGTGGCGTTTTGGAAGCCGGGTCTAGGTTCCACGACTCTCCTTTGCCCGTGAGGTTGGCCCTAATGAACATGCCTGTGGGACAAGAAAAGCAGACTGTGTTCGCTCTCAGTGTGTATATGGTGGTGGTAGTGGGAATTAAATCTACGTGTGGACGTCATACACAGGAATAGAGCCCCTTGGACTAAAGCTAAGTGTGGAAAACAACAACGTGGAAATAGCCAGTGAATAGTCTCCATCTCCTGCACGCATCGCGATTGGCCCGGAGGGCTTGTGAAAAACACGACGTGCCAGTCCTGCCCTAGGGTTTTGATTCAGTGGGTGTGGGAGGGGTCTCAGAATCTGCCTTTTACTGACGCTGTTCGTCCAGGGACCCCGCGTTGAGAATCACTGTAGTATGTGCATATACGGAGAGATGTGTTATTCATCTTGAGACAGGGAAAGTCGCCTCAAGCACAACACAAAACTGAGGAGGCCTTAAAAGAGATGACAGCGAAGTTAAGCCTGGGGAAAGCATCTGCAAAATACATTACAGAGAAAGAATAGGTAGCAAGCACGAGGGAAGTCTCCAAATCAGTAAAGAGAACTCAACAGAAAACCGAGCAGAATCTGTGCACATGAGTACAACTGGCCAGTAAGTATAAGAAGCTATTCAGCCTACAGTTAACaagaacacaaattaaaacaagaaggtGACCCTAATTTGCCCACCAGAGTGGATGCAAAAAGGTTAGAACACTGGGAACATGAAGCATGAGGATGCTTGTAAGGAAATGAGTACTTTAGGATTCGTTGATGGGGCATTGATAACAGCTTCTTTGGCAGTCCAATGATTAACTTTAAAATGTGCAATAgcttgcagggcacctgggtggatcaatcGGGTAAGCattggacttctgctcaggtcatgatctccgggtctcgtcaggctctgagctatcagctggagcctggagcctgcttcagattctgtctccctctctctctgcctctcccctacttgcactctctcttcctctcaaaaataaaccaaaaaaaaatttttttaatgtgcatagcttgaggcacctgggtggctcagttggttaagcgtccaacttaagctcaggtcatgatctcatggtccgtgagttcgagccccgcgtcgggctctgtgctgacagctcagagcctggagcctgcttcagattctgtgtctccctctcattctgctcctgccctgctcgcgcgctctctctctctctctctctctctctctctcagaaaatacccattcagccttccctgaccacccaaaGTCCCGATGACGTTatcctgtttgatttttttaatttttttttttagtgtttatttatttttgagagagagagagacaagctgagcagaggaggggcaaagagagagagagagagagagagagagagagaatccgaaacaggttccaggctctgagctgtcatcacagagcccaatgcggggctcaaacttggaaacagtgagatcatgacctgagctgaagtcggacgctcaaccggactgagccacccagatgccccgattttttaattttttttcaaatcgagagagcaagcagggagaggcagagagagagagggagtgagagagaatcctaggcaggttccatgctgccggcatggagcctgatgcagggctcaaacccacgaacctcaagatcatgccctgaactgaaaccaagagtcggacacctaattgagccactcaggtgcaccatcctgtttgatttttattctagTACTTAGGACTATTTTATCGTATGTGTTAACAACAGCACCTGGCAGGATAGACACTTAAAAATACCTTACGTACCAAACAGGCAGCTTCTTCATTTTCCCAGAAGAATCCTTCCCCTCAATCAGTTGGTTTTGGCTAACATGTGTATATACACTTTAAGGACATAGACGAAATATATCAATACACCtttataatgttttatgtatacatttaaagGAACATTAAGATATATATTAATTTGGATATGCTGTTTTATTCCATACTTGCATTTCAtgatagcttttttttaagtttattcattttgagagagagagagagagagagagagagagagcattcacatgagcagggaaggggcagagagagagaaagaatcccaagcacagagccccacttggggctcgaactcatgaaccatgagatagagctgagccgaaaccaagagttggatgcttaaccaactgagacacccaggtgcccctcgtgcCTCACGacacagttttaaaattcaaGCCCTTCTCCTACACCTTGGACACCCAAGTTAATTTTATGAGTAGAGCCACTTTTAAAACACATCACAAAGCCCATCATCTGAGTAGTTTAGGATATAAGGACTTTTTGAATCTGTATATGACACTGTTCCTGGAATGTACTCCAGCCCGAAGAGCCACTCCTACAACATCAGGCCATTTGCTTTATGTGTTCATCCTATAAATAAACATTCGTGATCTCCCCAAACATAACCACTCAACTgtgttatttttaagtgacatttAATTTGTGAGGCCGCATGCTCGGGAAAAATTACTAGCACCGTATTAAGCCTTCAtccccccccctctttttctgattctttcaAGTGACTTCTACAAGCCCCCCAAACTGGCATTGATTGAAATTGTTCTAGCCAAGCAATTGTTCAAAATAAAACAACCGAGAGAGCAGGGCCTAATTTCAGAGATTTCTACAAGGACTCAAGTGTAAGAGATTCCCTTCTGAGGAATaatttggggggaagaaaagccCCTTGTCTTCTATCCGAGCATATACAATATTTGTGAAACGAATGGCACAAATGTACAGAAAATACCTGAAGACGGATCATAGTCATTACCTTTGGGGAGGGAGTGGAGCGGACAGACGGATGGGTGTTTGGGGCAGAGGGCCCCGGATGGCTGTTTTGTTACTAGCGACGTGTGGGACTTGTATTATCTagaaggaggaacagaggaaTGGCCCTGTGTGACGGTGTGGCATGGCCAGCCACTGAGGGACCCAGCTCTGCCTTTGAACTtctctgtgaccttgaggaactcccttcccctttctgggcctcagggGAGGTTTCTTGATGCGGAGAGGAACATGGCAGCAGACAGACTCACGCTAACAATTCCCTTCTGTTCTCAGACAAGTTAATGGAGAGCCAGCCAGGGACGTCAGTGTGGGTAAGGTCACCCAGCGGCAGAGACAGCATTAGAACCCCATGCACCCCGGGTCCCAGGGCAGGCCGTGCCCACCACATACGGTAAGGCAGCGAGCTCCTCCCAAGCGGAGAGAGCCCTCCGCCGTGGCAATCCCGTGGTGGCCACCACGCCCGGTTCCAAGCCGGCTACTGGAGGCTCGCTTGTGGTTACTTTCCTGCCCTTCAGCACAGCCCTTTTATCATTTTCACTTCCACAGAGTGGAAAAACCGTTTTGGCCAACTTCCTGACAGAATCTTCTGACATCACCGAATACAATCCGACCCAGGGAGTAAGGTGAGCCCCGACAAATCTGTCTCCCCGAGGGCCCCCCGCTTCTCTGGGTGACGGTGGCATCCCACGAGTATAACGTGCCCGAAGTAGAGATGCtgcctctgtttttatttcttaggaTCCTGGAATTTGAGAACCCGCACGTCACCAGCGGCGACAAAGGCACGGCATGTGAATTTGAGCTGTGGGATTGTGGCGGTGACCCCAAGTACGTACGTTTCCTTTAAAGAGGGTTTGCTTCATCAAATGGCTCACAACCCAGCTGCCCGCCAAGCACCCTGGACCCGGGCCCAGCACACTCCCTAGCATGTATTAGGGGCTTGATCGATTATTTGGTGATGGGCACTGCTCTTGAGAACTTTAAGGATCGGGTTATGACACAATGAGAAGTCATCTGTCAATTAACACGAAGAcgttatttttataaattgttttgatgtttacttatttttgagagagagagagagcgcgcgtgagcaggggaggggcagagagagagggagacacggaatctgaagcaggctccaggctctgagctgtcagcacagagccccacgtggggctcagactcatgaaccgcgagatcgtgacctgatccaaagtggggcgcttaaccgactgagccacccaggtgccccaagacattaTTTCTAAAGTCCCACAGGTAGAAACCAGAAGCACCTAACATCCGCTCTGAATCCAGTGCTGCCTTGCAGGTTCGAGTCTTGCTGGCCAGCCCTGATGAAGGATTCCCACGGGGTGGTGATCGTCTTCAATGCCGACACCCCAAGCCACCTGAAGGAAATCGACATGTGGTATTCCTGCTTCGTCCAGCAGCAGCTCCTACAGGACACTCAGTGTCTGTTGATCGCACACCACAAACCAGGCTCTGGAAGTGATAAAGGAAACCTGTCTTTGTGTAAGGAggctggaattctctttcccGCTCTTGTCTTGAATGTTCTGGTCACTTGTATATTGTTCTGGGTCTTTGAAACCAGCTGCTATGTgcaattattgagcacctaatgtGTCCTAGGCATTTGTTTTTCCTACCATGTAAATTGGCATCCCCAGCTTAGAAGATCTGTCCGTCATAGCATCCAGGCCAGGAAAGAGACTCTTTAAAAGCAGGCAGACACCAAGAGGGGGGAAACCTGGTTTTAGCCACTCATCAGTACTATTAGGGACATTCTTTCCTGACTGGTCTTTTCTCCAGAAAAACTCCCATTAGCATGTAACACACACCATTACAGAGGTGACAAAGTGTTCATGGAAAACGACTCGCAATATTCAGAAATCTCTTCCTTTCTGGTGTAAGAACAAAGAGGACCTGGAAGTGGACGCCAGGTGGCAGTGTGGTggcattatttattgagcatttgtcaTATGCCAAGCACTATGGTGAGTGCATCGGTAGAACCTTCGTCTGTTAAATCATGGCAGGCAAGACCCACCTTTATTTTTGGACCCTAGAAAGTTAAACAAATTGGCTTCTGTTAAGACTCGGGTCAGCGGGAGCTAGAAATGGCCCCTGGTTCAAAGCTCATGCCTAATTACATTGTTTCTTCCTTAAGCACCCCCCTTGAACAAGCTGAAGCTGGTGCACTCGAACCTGGAGGATGACCCTGAAGAGATCAGGGTGGAGTTCATAAAGTATTTAAAGAGCATAGTCAATTCAGTGTCTGAAAGCAGAGACCGGGAGGAGATGTCGATTATCACGTGACCAGCCTTCATCCGGACTCTTCCGCGTTGCAGATGGGGTCAGCTCATTTCCCAGTGCACATCTAGAATCTCGTCCAGCTATTGATGTGTCCTCCCCGTGGCCGTAGAAGAGCTTTTCCTTGTCTGCTCTAAGGTACCAGTCTACCAGGGAGTTGACTCCTACCGTTCGTTCTCTATCCTTCGTTCAGTTGAGAAAATCCTATTGTCGAATTCTGATTCCTTTGCCCCGGATCTCTCCAAGAGCTGGAAAGCTgaggtgtttttctttcctcttcctagaCATCAAGAGGAATTATAACTGTCCGAGCCAAACGATACAATAGTAGTTTCATTCGTGTGTGTTGGTTTGAATGGGATTTTCATTCcttaattcactcaacaaataccgACTTCTCATGTTACACTGTTCGAGCTGCCGACCACGTACAGcatgaacaaaacataaaaatctccACCCTCGTGGAACTGCCATTCTGTTCCTCTAGACAGTGGCGAGGTTGAGTTCAGAATTTAAGTACTGCACCTTAGATATGGGGAAAAGTTACGGATTCTGGATTTTCTGTGATTGGTCTAAAGCCCACGCTCCCATCCTCCTAGATAATGGGGAGACCTGGACCACACTTGAGGCCAGAGAAAGGCACAGTTGATCCTCATTCATGGGTTCTGCATTTGCAGATTGCCTACTGGCTGCAATGTAGTTGTAACCCCCAGACCAACAACTCAACTTTCACCATTATTCAGAGTGGCAAAAAAATCTGAACCCCAGACATGCGCATTTCCAGTGGAGGCTGATCAAGGCCAcgctctgcctttttgtttcagcTGTCCTACTGTAAACGGGTGTCCCTGTCACAGCCTGCTTAGCACCACATTTTCACATGTGTGTGCTTTTCGTGAGTGGTTTCGCTGTTTAAAATGACCCCCGAACACCAGCTGAAGCACTGGCTGGTGTTCCTAAGCGCAGAAAGGCTGCGATGTGCCTTACAGATGAAACAAGTACTTTAGATGAGCCTCATTCCAGCTCATCCAGTTATAGCGCTGTCGGCTGTAAGTTCAGTGAATCAACAACACacattaaataaggtgtctttaaactgaagcgtccaggggcgcctgggcggcgcagtcagttgagcgcccgcctcttgatttccattcaggtcacgATTGCGgagtggtgggatcaagccccacatcgggctccacgctgagcacagagcctggttgagattctctctgtccctccgccccctcccctgctcacatgctctcacactctctttctctctgaaataaaaaataataggggcgcctgggtggctcagtcagctaagcggcTGACatcagctgaggtcgtgatctcatcgctcgtgagttcgagccccgcatcgggctgtctgccGTCAGCGGGGAGCCCGCCTcggttcctgtctccctctctacctctccacAGCTTGtgcttttctgtttcaaaaaataacatcaaaaaatattttgaataaaaaataaaaagaaatgtaaacagaagCATCCATAAAACAAGGTTACGTGTTGATGGCTGATGAAAGTGTGGTCAGAGGTGCACAGGAACACAACCCTGTATTTACCCAGAAGCGATGGTTCGGTATTCCCTAATCCAGTGTGCATGGCGAGTTTACAGAATGTAAGGGCTGTGGAGAATGAGAATCAACTGTTTTTTTAGATCACAAGACATAGAAAAACAGTTGATTCTAAGTTTCCAGGTTAGTTCAGTCTCTGGgataaatatttaatcaattcAAGGTTCTAGTCCATTTCCTTGCAGTGTCAGGGTGTCCGGACAGTGTTTGTGCTACTATTGGGGCGCGTCCTCTGGTTGCCTTCCTGACCTCTGTCAGCGTGTCACTGGCCACCCTACTGGCCGTCTCCTGTCAAGTGCACGACTGGCATGGCCCACGGAACCTACCTCTCTGTATCTGACTCAAGCCTCCCTCTGCCGCTTCATTATAAGGACACTTATAATTGCATGAAGTGCCCACCTAAAGATCCCTCACTTAATCACATCTGCGAAGATGTCACGAAACAGCATGTGTCCCAGGGACTGGGACCCGAGATCTTCGGGGGCCATAATTCAGCCCGCCCCAGGTGCTGCTCGCTGCGGCATTAACGGAAGAGGAGCAGGCTTGTGGGGAGTAAGGGGAGATGACAAATGACCAGTCCGAGGTGACCCAGCAAGTTAGGGATAGGGACAGAGCTGGACCCCACCCAcgcccctgctctctcccctgtCCCGTGGTAACGGGACAGATGAGTCCACCAGTGAACAAGGGAGAGAATGTCACCCCCGAGACAACCTAGTGAAGCCACAAGCACAGCACTCCAGGGCAAATAACCATTCTTGAAGCCCAGGCACCCAGAAAGTGGCTTGCAAGTCTGTTGCAGAGAGAACTTAGCCTTCGGTTTCCTGACACCAGTCAACGATGGGATAGTACTGAAGCTGTAGCTTGCAAAGAAGGCTATGCGTGAGTCACTCCTATCACACCCTGAGTGTCCACATCTGGAAATTGCTCAGGGAAGCTGCTGGAGATCAGTATACTTTTTCTGGAACAGCAGAAGACCCTTGTATCCAAAGCGTAGGCGAAATTGTTAGAACAAAGAGTAGAGATTTGCTGGTAACCGAAGACGtacaagagtttaaaaaaaaaaaaaaaagatacccatTAAAAAAGTATCTGTTTGTACCACTTAAGAAAATTATGCTGAACTATGTCTTCTAGGTCTTGACTTTAGCCTTCCCCACCTGATGGTTGGGAATATCTTGGCCTTGGCTGATACTTTGTCAACAGATGTATTCTTTCCTCAAGCAACAAATGAAGGATCCCGTTTTAAAAACCAAATCCAAAGGAATTAAATTAGCGAGGAGGGAGGAAGCTCCTCTGCTTTTGAAACGGTAACAGATTACATGTTTTTGATGTGACTTCGAAACTGCTTTATCAGTTAAATAATTCTCTACATTTATGATACTGGCCATTCTTCCTACCAAAGTTAAAAGCCAATGGAAATGTTGTGTCTGCCAAGTATTCCCACTTCAAAAGGAAAGTTCTCAGTGCTTTGATGTGAGCAACACCTCATCTGTCTTCCTGCACTCTAGGGTTCATTCGTATCTAGGCCTCCTGATAGCTTTAAAAAGTATGCCTCCTTCCTCTAAAGCCTCAGTGCAGATTTACTTCACGCTTAAGCAGGTCTTTGGATGGGAGCATAATTTTAGTTTTCGGACGTTCAAAGtgctatgtaaaataaaaataactcaccTATGTTGCATTTTGTCTAACTGGAGTTTTGTGGAGTTTATACAGAACtatccttttttccctcttttgtgtGACCTTACGAGGCCTGGAAAACACCCACGTGTGTGTTACCCATATcatgtaatgaaatattttgtccagaggaataaaattctgattttatcAAAGTATTTAGTGACTTGGTTTCTACTTATAGAAACCTATTTCAAGtacatttcaagaatattttgcAAATCCAACTACACTTGGAATTTAGCACCCTTTTTGGGGGGGTGCAACGGTTAAAAGCATTAATAgtgacagggcgcctgggtggctcagtctgttaaacctccaactctcggtttcagctcaggtaatgacctaagggttcatgggttagaaccctgcatccagctccaggctaacagctcagagcctgcttgggattcctctctccctctctcaaaataaatatacaaacttaaaaaaaaaaaaaaaagcagtgacaATGGTTTTAAGGTATCAATCACAAATGAGATGAACAATCTAAATAGAGTGgtcctttttttgagagagagagagagagagagcgcgcgagcaggggagaggggcagaaggagagagagaatcttaagcaggcccccaCAGGGGACTCGATcctatgatcctgggatcatgacctgaactgaaatcaagaattggaggctcaacagactgagccaccaggcgccccctaaaaagAATGGTTCTTACGTATGAGGAAGCTAGCGTAAGACAGTAAGTTAGGTCAAATATATATGTCGGTCAAGGAGCATGGACCCGGACTTGATTCTATTAGCTGCTGAAGAGCCCTAAGCAGAACAGGGACAATTATTTTGGTGGCCGTAGAGACTAGACTTAGGGGAACATGACTGGGGGCAGGTCGACTAGGAAATGCGGAATGTCTGAAATACGGCATTGAAAACGGGATAGGTTCTGTAACTGTGTAGGAGGTAAATTTTGTGCTTGGGTGGACAAGAAGGAAGCAGGCGACTCAAGCCTCCCTCTGCCACTACGTTCAGCTTGCCGGGTTTTTCGCAGGTGCTCAACGTAGTGACAGTTAATCAATGACTACGGTTCCCATAGGCCTTAGTGCGGCGTCGCCTGCATTTCCCGGACGGCTGTGCGAGGCTCGCTCCGGCCCTGAGCGTCCGTGGAAAAGGTAAACAGGCGGGGATGTGCTCCCTGCCGTTGCTTCATAACCAAGtttcccattctcctttcctcctctatccctcttctctgtctctcgctcCTCTGTTCACGGGCTTCAGGAGCTCAAATACTCGGGGTTTGTCTCCTTTAGCAACAGTTCGGTGCTACCGGTTCGGTGCCGCGCGACCGGAAGCGGAGTGCACCCGGGGCCCTCTGGGAACTGTAGTTCTGTCTTTCCATGGCCTCTCTCCGGCGCAAGGGCTCCGTCTCCTCGGACCCAAGACCAAGGCCTGGGTGGCAGGGACACGTGACCTGTCTGTTTGGAAGCTGTGGGGACTGTTCCTCAGGCCCAGACCGCCGACGGTTGTAGAGCCCACGAGCCCGGCCCGTCTCCGCGGTGAACGGCTCGCCGAAGAGGCCTCTGGGAATTGTagttgggggagggtgggggagccGGGCCAGTGCGCGAGGTCCGAGCTGCGACCGTTACTCGCCTCCGCGGTCGGAGAGAGCTCGGGGGTCGCAGCCACACCCGCCCTTCCGACAGAGAAGGCTTTGCCTTGGCTGTCGGGAGCCCAGGCAGGAGGGCGGCCGCAAGGCGGGGTGTCGGCCCTGGCTCAGGGGAAGGTAGCTGTCAGACGTGGTGCGGAGGGTCGCGCAGTGGGTGGTAGCGATGAGAGCGGCATGAGAGCGTGGCCTCGGGGGAGCAGTTAGTCCAGTCTCTTCTGCTAGAGAAGGAGGGACCGAAGCCCAGAGAGAGTCCACGATTTGCCCCAGAACGAGGGTCAGGCCCTTGTCTGTGTGCTCACGCTTCCCTTTCGAGCACGGAGCGCCGTACCTGGCACAGAACTGGCGCCCAAACGTCTGTTAAGTGGCATTTCGTTGTAAGAACAGGCAGCTGAAACTCTTTTAACAAAttacaagattaaaaaatattttttttaaaaaaagag
It contains:
- the IFT22 gene encoding intraflagellar transport protein 22 homolog isoform X2 — protein: MESQPGTSVWSGKTVLANFLTESSDITEYNPTQGVRILEFENPHVTSGDKGTACEFELWDCGGDPNPTGRNQKHLTSALNPVLPCRFESCWPALMKDSHGVVIVFNADTPSHLKEIDMWYSCFVQQQLLQDTQCLLIAHHKPGSGSDKGNLSLSPPLNKLKLVHSNLEDDPEEIRVEFIKYLKSIVNSVSESRDREEMSIIT
- the IFT22 gene encoding intraflagellar transport protein 22 homolog isoform X1, with the translated sequence MLKAKILFVGPCESGKTVLANFLTESSDITEYNPTQGVRILEFENPHVTSGDKGTACEFELWDCGGDPNPTGRNQKHLTSALNPVLPCRFESCWPALMKDSHGVVIVFNADTPSHLKEIDMWYSCFVQQQLLQDTQCLLIAHHKPGSGSDKGNLSLSPPLNKLKLVHSNLEDDPEEIRVEFIKYLKSIVNSVSESRDREEMSIIT
- the IFT22 gene encoding intraflagellar transport protein 22 homolog isoform X3; its protein translation is MLKAKILFVGPCESGKTVLANFLTESSDITEYNPTQGVRILEFENPHVTSGDKGTACEFELWDCGGDPKFESCWPALMKDSHGVVIVFNADTPSHLKEIDMWYSCFVQQQLLQDTQCLLIAHHKPGSGSDKGNLSLSPPLNKLKLVHSNLEDDPEEIRVEFIKYLKSIVNSVSESRDREEMSIIT
- the IFT22 gene encoding intraflagellar transport protein 22 homolog isoform X4, whose protein sequence is MLPCRFESCWPALMKDSHGVVIVFNADTPSHLKEIDMWYSCFVQQQLLQDTQCLLIAHHKPGSGSDKGNLSLSPPLNKLKLVHSNLEDDPEEIRVEFIKYLKSIVNSVSESRDREEMSIIT
- the IFT22 gene encoding intraflagellar transport protein 22 homolog isoform X5, yielding MKDSHGVVIVFNADTPSHLKEIDMWYSCFVQQQLLQDTQCLLIAHHKPGSGSDKGNLSLSPPLNKLKLVHSNLEDDPEEIRVEFIKYLKSIVNSVSESRDREEMSIIT